The following coding sequences lie in one Cucurbita pepo subsp. pepo cultivar mu-cu-16 chromosome LG13, ASM280686v2, whole genome shotgun sequence genomic window:
- the LOC111808416 gene encoding uncharacterized protein LOC111808416 isoform X1 — MAAESNRGFHQTLSSALNRHAISFQSTATTSSSEMMTMENYFGVNNALDIMFSGNSNVVNNNNHPVISQATNSSGSLLLDTVPGLKNDAGLAVEWSVEEQFKLEEGLVMFADEPSILRYIKIAATLRDKTVRDVALRCRWMTRKRRKPEEHIGKKAINRKDKLVEPSLKINTPSAPGPSMAAYSHMMQHHMNGKERAPSEVSEISSAAAHLLEQNAQAFSQITANLSMYKLQDNIDLFCRTRNNIIAILNEMRETPGILSKMLPLPVSINEDLANRILPSTT, encoded by the exons ATGGCAGCTGAATCAAACAGGGGTTTTCACCAGACGTTAAGTTCTGCTTTGAATCGGCACGCTATATCTTTTCAATCTACTGCAACAACCAGCAGCTCAGAGATGATGACAATGGAGAACTACTTTGGGGTCAATAACGCGTTGGACATAATGTTTTCGGGGAATTCGAACGTTGTCAACAATAACAATCATCCTGTTATTAGCCAAGCTACCAATTCATCTGGTTCTCTGCTTCTTGATACTGTGCCAGGGCTCAAGAATGATGCTGGGTTGGCAGTGGAATGGTCTGTGGAAGAGCAATTCAAGTTGGAGGAAGGTCTTGTCAT GTTTGCTGATGAACCAAGCATTTTGAGGTATATCAAGATCGCTGCCACGTTACGTGATAAAACTGTCCGGGATGTTGCTCTAAGGTGTCGGTGGATGACT AGAAAACGAAGGAAGCCTGAAGAACATATCGGAAAGAAAGCGATCAATCGCAAG GATAAACTGGTGGAGccatctttaaaaataaacacacCTTCAGCCCCTGGACCCAGCATGGCTGCATATTCTCATATGATGCAGCATCATATGAATGGAAAAGAACGAGCGCCTTCTGAAG TCTCAGAGATTAGCAGTGCAGCTGCGCATCTTCTGGAACAGAATGCTCAAGCTTTTAGTCAAATTACTGCCAACCTTTCCATGTACAAG TTGCAGGATAACATTGATCTTTTCTGCCGGACAAGGAATAATATTATTGCTATCCTAAATGA AATGAGGGAAACTCCAGGCATATTGAGCAAAATGCTACCACTTCCTGTATCTATAAATGAAGATCTAGCAAATAGAATTTTGCCCAGCACAACCTG
- the LOC111808269 gene encoding uncharacterized protein LOC111808269, with product MAVDVHSSFPNGICDPPTNPDEIGQLPLMNASDDPKLNTKLSISPSVDENQMKLSDNESPSSCSSSSSLSFDVEKSEDSTLNGHIPVRPHHELKPNNGEIRVLEPHSQLPKPEAPPGLSVSSVGEPPYKRSQSLAENNSVDMSSIGKFIRERSNSLSAAILKRISSLKDEEKDDVDENGKSQTGVTEINLSGFKVVVKRKSDEERDRELKGRISFFSRSNCRDCKAVRSFFNEMGLRFVEINVDVFPQREKELMKRTGSSLVPQIFFNEKHFGGLVALNALRNSGEFERRIKDMLSSKCPDDAPAPPVYGFDDPEEGSPDDLLEIVKFLRQRLPIQDRLIKMKIVKNCFSGSEMVEALIQRLDCGRRKAVEIGKQMTQKLFIHHVFGEIEFVDGKHFYRFLEHGPFISRCFNFRGSVNDNEPKPAAMVAQKLAKIMSAILESYASQDLQHLDYLTISNTEEFRRYMNLVQDLHRVNLLELSHDEKLAFFLNLYNAMVIHGFIRFGRVEGVIDRKSFFSDFQYLVGGHPYSLISIKNGILRGNRRPPYSLIKPFSASDKRLELAFGKVNPLIHFGLWNGTKSSPRLRFFTPQGVEAELRCAAREFFQTGEVEVDLDKRTVHLPGIIKWFSVDFGAEKEILRWIMRFLDAKKAGLLTHLLGDGGAVNIAYQNYNWTMNSC from the exons ATGGCTGTTGACGTTCATTCCTCTTTTCCCAATGGAATTTGTGATCCTCCCACTAACCCTGACGAAATCGGTCAACTTCCATTAATGAATGCTTCTGATGATCCCAAGCTCAACACTAAGCTTTCAATCTCGCCCTCTGTAGATGAAAATCAGATGAAGCTCTCTGATAATGAATCTCcctcttcttgttcttcttcttcgtcgttGTCGTTCGATGTCGAGAAATCAGAGGATTCTACCCTTAACGGTCATATTCCTGTTCGTCCCCACCACGAATTGAAGCCCAATAATGGAGAGATACGCGTATTGGAGCCTCATTCTCAGCTTCCTAAACCCGAGGCCCCACCTGGACTTTCCGTTTCCTCCGTTGGTGAACCGCCGTACAAACGATCGCAGAGTTTGGCCGAGAATAACTCCGTCGACATGTCGTCGATTGGGAAGTTTATACGGGAGAGAAGCAATAGCTTATCGGCCGCGATTCTCAAGCGGATTTCGTCGCTTAAGGATGAAGAGAAGGACGACGTGGACGAGAACGGGAAGTCTCAGACCGGCGTCACTGAAATCAACCTCTCCGGTTTCAAAGTCGTGGTGAAGCGGAAGAGCGATgaagagagagacagagaacTGAAAGGAAGAATCAGCTTCTTCTCGAGGTCGAATTGTAGGGATTGTAAAGCGGTTAGGAGTTTCTTCAACGAAATGGGATTGAGATTTGTTGAGATCAACGTCGACGTTTTTCCTCAGAGAGAGAAGGAGCTGATGAAGAGGACTGGGAGTTCATTGGTGCCGCAGATTTTCTTTAACGAGAAGCATTTCGGAGGTCTCGTGGCGCTGAACGCACTGAGAAACAGCGGCGAATTTGAGCGGAGAATCAAAGATATGCTTAGCAGTAAATGTCCCGACGACGCACCGGCTCCACCAGTCTACGGGTTCGACGATCCAGAGGAGGGATCGCCGGACGATCTACTGGAGATCGTGAAATTTCTTAGACAGAGATTGCCGATTCAGGACCGTCTGATCAAGATGAAGATCGTCAAGAACTGCTTCTCCGGCAGCGAAATGGTGGAAGCGCTTATTCAGCGCCTTGATTGCGGCCGTAGAAAG gCCGTTGAAATTGGAAAGCAGATGACCCAGAAGCTCTTTATCCATCATGTCTTTGG GGAAATTGAATTTGTAGATGGGAAACATTTCTACCGTTTCCTTGAGCATGGGCCATTTATATCCCGGTGCTTCAATTTCAGGGGCTCAGTTAATGACAATGAGCCCAAGCCCGCCGCCATGGTTGCACAAAAACTAGCCAAGATCATGTCCGCCATTTTAGAGTCCTATGCCTCTCAAGATCTCCAACATCTTGATTATCTCACCATTAGCAACACTGAAGAGTTTCGAAG GTACATGAACTTAGTTCAAGATCTTCACCGCGTGAACCTCTTGGAACTGTCACATGATGAAAAGTTGGCTTTTTTCTTAAACCTGTATAATGCTATGGTCATCCATGGCTTCATAAGATTTGGACGAGTAGAGGGTGTAATTGACAGAAAATCCTTCTTCTCCGACTTCCAATACTTGGTCGGCGGACACCCATATTCACTCATCTCCATAAAAAATGGGATTCTTAGAGGAAATAGAAGGCCACCGTACTCCCTTATCAAGCCCTTCAGCGCTTCTGACAAGCGATTGGAG CTTGCGTTTGGGAAAGTGAATCCATTAATTCACTTTGGACTGTGGAATGGGACAAAGTCTAGCCCAAGACTCAGATTCTTTACTCCTCAAGGAGTCGAAGCAGAGCTAAGATGCGCCGCAAGGGAGTTCTTCCAAACTGGGGAAGTGGAGGTTGATTTGGACAAAAGAACAGTGCATCTCCCTGGAATCATCAAGTG GTTCAGTGTGGACTTCGGAGCAGAGAAGGAGATTTTGAGGTGGATAATGAGGTTCTTGGATGCCAAAAAAGCAGGCCTTTTGACGCACCTTTTGGGGGATGGAGGTGCTGTCAACATAGCCTACCAGAACTATAACTGGACCATGAATTCTTGTTGA